CCATGGCAGCCCTTGCTCGTCTCTCGAAACGTCTTGTTGAATTAATCTTGTGTTCACGCCGGGAAGCCGAACTTTATATTGTAGGTGGTTGGGTAATGGTCGATGGACAAGTGGTGGAAAAACCGCAGGCCATGGTGTCACAGCAAGAGAAAATCGAGCTCCACCCTGAAGCTAGCCTCATTCCGGTTGTGCCAGTGACCATGTTGTTTCATCAACCGCTAGTCGCAGGTATGGATGCTAATTTTGCGCAGCAACTAATTTGCGCCGATACGCGGGCGGCTGACGATCCATCCGGAATTCACATCACCAAGCAACACTTTGCTCAATTGAAGAAAGGCACACCGTTAGAGAAAAATGCTAGCGGCTTGTTAGTATTTACCCAGGATTTTCGAGTGATGCGTAAGCTGATCGATGATGCAGCCACGATTGAGCAAGAATATATTGTGGAAATTGTTGGTGAACTACCTTCTGATGGGCTCAAACAACTCAGTCACGGACTTAGTTTTAATGGTCGGGCATTGGCCCCGATCAAGGTCAGTTGGCAAAACGAAACCCGGCTGCGCTTTGCCTTCAAGGGAGCGCAACCCGGGCAGATCACACATATGTGTAAAATTGTTGGGCTACAGGTGTTGGCCATGAAACGAATCCGAATCGGGCGAATATCGATGGCCAAATTACAGCCCGGGCTGTGGCGTTATTTGATGCCGCATGAGCGGTTTTAACCTTGAATGTTGCAATAGTTGGCGTTTACTCTGTTCGATTTAAAGCTCACTGATTTGCACTCGTCACATACTTGGCTAGGCAAGCAACCATCGTGTTTCGGTGGATTTCAAGCACACGTTCCAACGGTGTCTGATAGCCACCAGCCAGATTCCAGACGAGCGGAATACCGATTTCTTTCGCAACTGAAAACACGATTCGATCTCGCTTTGCCAGTTCCTTCGTAGTCAGAAAATCACCAAGCGGATCATCGATATGTTGATCGGCTCCGGCTTGATAAATCAGCAAGTCACAATCAGAAAAACTGCGTACGACTGCCGCTAACTTATCGACAAATCTCTTGGAATCGGATGCAGAGCAGTATTCCTCTGAGACATGACGAATCCAGTCAATAGCAAGTCGTGTAATGATTTCTGCAGTTCCATCACCGTAGTGCTGGTCGCAGTCCAGAATGCCAACTCGCCTGACTTTTTTTCCGCTTTCAAAACCAGTGCAGTAACCATCAATCCATTAAAAGTACAGTAGCCAAAGCCTGATTTGTAGCTGGCGTGGTGAAACCCTGATGTAGGAGAGCATGCGACCAAACCATTATCCAGTGCACAACGAGCGGCTGACAGGATTGAGCCGGAAGTCCAAGGCAAGGATTCGGCAACATCCCTCTGCCGGCCACAAAATCCATTTCTCAAGTCGCAATCTAAAACGCCATGAACGTAACTTCGATCATGTGCATGCGCGATCTGCTTTCGTGTCACCGGAACCGGATCAATGATACGGATAGGTAGGCTTGTCTCAATCCAGTTGGCAACCACCAGCGCTGGCTTGCGAGGGCTTGGAGAAAATGTCTCCGGGTTGGAAATCTGCTTTGGTGAGAAATATACATCTATGAATTTCATGGCTATCCCGATCTGTTAACCCGTGTCTTGCCTAAAAACTCTCGGCCCAGCGGTCCCAGAAATCTGGTTCATCATGATGAACATTATTCATGGCGGCATGAAGCGTCAAGGCAAAGAACCAGACACCCGGCCGGCGAGTGCTCCCATCGGGATTTTCCAAGTAGTTGAGGAGTTGCTGATAGACCGGATTCGTCTCCTCAAAGGGCACGTCGATATATATTTGCCCAGCGTAAGACCTCATCGAATTTGTGTCGGCAACATCACAGCAGGATTGCCATCTGATCTGGTTATTGTTTAACCACTCGATGACCGATTGCCGACCTACCGATGATTCCCAGTTCCAACTGGAATTTGGTTTTTTGATTTCCCAATCCGGGTTATCTGGGTCGGAAAATTTGAGGAAGAGTACATCGCGCTGCTTTTGACGGGCGATGGCGTCGATGTGTTCAATCAACTGCGGCATAATATTTCTCGTTTGATGGAACACCCATAGTTTCCATGCAGAAACGACGAAATGCGTCGCATATTGCCCGACAACGGAATCAGGACATCAGGTCAGGACAGCGGGGGCAGGTCTCGCGCGGCGCTAGATGCCTGAAATGAGCATGTCCATCGCACCGAGTATTTCATATCGGATATGTTCCAGTGTTGTCACTTCGGACTTTAAAATTGATTTTGGAACAGACGTTATTTGATGAGTAAGTAGTACAAAGCTTGTACCATCAATATCGATAATTGGACATAGATTCTTAACGTCAGTTTTTTGTAATGCCGTGTGTGGTGACAAAGGTATAACAACCCGTGAGTTTAAGTCATTGAGTAAAGTGTTTTGAATGTCAACGAAATATGGGTATGTCTCATTAGAGGTGCTATCAACATTGCGGTAAAGAGTAAATTGGCTCATTAGAAATTTCGGTATGAATCAGAGAATAAACCATTTCTTTCAGCTAATTCATTCAATGACTCTATAGCTTTTTTATTACTCTTAAGCCATTTGTCTCGCTCAGTAGTTCTAAGCTCATCTGCCAGTGCTCGCTCTAGGGTGGCTGATAGATTAATTTTTAATTCTCTTGCTTTTGACAGCAAGTCACTGTTAATGCTTAAGTTTGTTGCCTTTTTTGAAGCAGTTTCATCATAAAGCTGGAGCATGGTAACGGTCCTTTGGTTATATGCGTATATAGTGTGCGCATATTAAATGTAGCGGCATGATGTGTAAAGAAGGCGACGGGATTTACATGGCTGCATTAGAGCCGCCAAGATAAAAACGCAAATTTACTCATTCGCCACACCATGTGGCACATGCCCCGTAGCAACGTGCTGATAAGCGGATTCGCAATGTTTCTGCTGGTCATCAAAGAAAATGTCCACCCCGAAAGCCTTCAGGAATTCGCCTTTGTCCTTTCCACCCAGGAATAGCGCTTCATCAATGCGGATGTGTTCCATGCGCGTAAAGTACGGATGACGCGCTCGTGGGCGGGTGCGCCGCGCGCGGTGATGAGCGCGGTACGGATAGGTGAAATATTTCCCAGAGAGTCGAGTTGAATCTGGTGCAGCATGGCAAGGAAATTTTTGAACGGACCACCGGGTAGTGGCTGCTTGGCGGCAAGTATTTCGTTGCTTTCAAAAGCATCCAGCCCATCCCGTCTGTAGATGCGCTCAGACTCATCCGAGAACAACACTGCGTCGCCGTCGAAAGCGATGCGCAACTGTTTGGGATTAACTTCAGCCAACGGCGCTGCCGACGAGGGCAGAATCGTCGCGGCAGCGAATCCAGCTTTCAGTGCCTTGCGCACGTCACTTGGATCAGCGGAAAGAAATAATTGCGCGCCGAATGCCGAAATATAGGGATGCGTACTCTCGCCTCGCGTAAATGCCGCCCGGCTGATATTCAGGCTATGGTGCTGGATCGAGTAAATCTACTGGCTAATACAGGCGCAAAACCAGCTTTCCCGCTACAGCCAGTATGGAATGGTCACCCATGTCATATATGTTGGATGCATTTGCGCCATTCTTAGGCTTTATTTTTCGACTCTCTACCACCCAAGTATTGCTAGAAGAGGCGCCGCTCTTGGGTTTGAGTTCTTTACCGTCCCAAAGCCATGTGTTTGAAGAAGAAGCGCTAGTTTTTGGTTTAATTTCTTTGCCATCACATATCCAAGTATTGGATGACGAAGCCCCACTCCTTGGCTTCAGTTCCCGTCCGTCACAAATCCAGCTTTTTGGAAAATCAACATCTAAACCCATGGTAAGCCTCTCTTTGATGAATTATCGTCATCCATGGTATGCCAACAACAGTGAAAGTCATTTTCGCAATTATTTAGGCATGATGGATTTGCACGCTTCGTAGTATTGGAAGTAGAGTCCCCGCGCCCTTCTGTGTACCGCACTTTGAAAGGCCTGCAAACGTGCTTCATTCCATGTTCGGTCCTCATTTCCATCGATATTGACATCGACATTGGGCGATGCTGTTTTCCATTCTTTTTCATGTTCAGGATAGTGATAGAGCAAGCTATCCGCATAGTACATCCCTGAATTGAGCTTTGAAGTAAGTGCAACATCACCAAAGCTCCGATTCAGGCTGGATTCAAGCACGTGCAGATTGCCAATGCAGTTGCCCACATCATGTCTCCCCGCATGGAATTTTTTCATCACTTCCGATTTTTCATCAAAAGTTCTGATAATGTTGCGCCAGTCTGCGCCCCAATGGTTCTGTGGGCATAGATGGTCAAAATCGTAGGGAACGGTATCTTCGTCAGTTAACCCTGCGAATTCGTTTTGCGACTTCTCGTTAAATTTCTGATGAACATAGGCGCGCTGCAACCAAAGTAATATGGGTTTCCGTCCCCAGCAGAAGCGCTTGTAGAGTTCTTTCTGCTTATTAGTTGAACTATCCGACTGCGACTGGAAAATTTCATCGCGTGATCGAAGAGATGCGCTAGTGTCTTGTTTTAAAATATTCTCTAATGCCTCATACGACATTAAAGGTAAGGCCAACCCGAACTGATCATCTTGGGCATCAATTAGTTTTTCGTAAAGATTTATTGCTGGGAAAGCGCCTAGGTCGCTACTGTTGATAATTTCAAACGCTTTTTTGCTTGCATTGTGTTCATCCCAAACATTCAGATACCAAAACAAGCTGAACGAAACGATTTTTTGTCGATTGTCTTCGATGGTGTTTTGAGCGGGATTGAGCATAATCCAGCGCAACAACACTTGAATCAGTCCACGCGAAAGGTGGGGCATCATGGGCAATGGCAGACCAATATCCTGTTCACCCTGGTAGCACAGTAATTTATATAGAGATTCGAAAGCCGAGGTTAAGCTGTTGCTTTCTTCAAGGTAGTCGCGTAAGGGTTTGCCTGACTCCCCCTTCTTGCCAAGAAGTCTGTCCAGATGGCGATGAAAATCATTGGGATTAGGACGTGGATTGTCAGCAATTTGTGCGCCCGGATCGTTATCGTTGTTTTTTTGTGCAGCCGCCAAGCGAAATGCGGACATGACGTAATCAGTTGCGCTCATGAACGCGCGAACTGATATCTTATCGTGAATTCCATTGACCAATTCCTGTGCTTCTGGCCATTTTTGTTTGATCATTGAGAACAACAAATCTTCTGCACTCAGACTGGCACCGTTTCGCCCTATGCGCTCGAACAGCAAGACCAATGGATTAGGCGTATCGTTTGGAGTGGCTGCCTCCGGTGAGCTAATATGCTCTGGGATCAATATTAGCGGGACTTCGAGCATTTCTAAATGTTTGAAAGCCTTGTGCAGGTTGGAAAACCTTCCATCCAGGTTAGAAAGCTTTTTATTATCCGCAAAGTGGCTTTTGAACAAATCTAGAAATGCCTGTTCGTCATTGGCTGTTTTTATGAATGCCTCCCACAAGTCCTTCACTTTGACGAAATGGTTTGATTCGCTCCCGGCTCTCCATGGGCGGGGTGGAGAATGTTCTGTTTTTAAATCAAACAATTCATAGTCGGGTTTTTCTTTCTCTTCGCCAGAGGTGAGCTCGTCATAAATTTCTCTGGCTTTTTTTCGATCTGATCTCGAAAGTCGACTGTGTGAAGGGCGTTGGAAACCGAAGGGCTGCGTTTTGGTTGTAAGGCGGATATCAAACGGTGAGCCTGCATATCCCTCTTCAGCAAGGTCAATCCACAAGCAATGCTGGAGTTGGGTTGAATTTATGAATGGACAGCCGATCAGCATAGCCAGCGTTCTTTGTTGTCCATC
This genomic interval from Candidatus Nitrotoga sp. AM1P contains the following:
- a CDS encoding rRNA pseudouridine synthase codes for the protein MAALARLSKRLVELILCSRREAELYIVGGWVMVDGQVVEKPQAMVSQQEKIELHPEASLIPVVPVTMLFHQPLVAGMDANFAQQLICADTRAADDPSGIHITKQHFAQLKKGTPLEKNASGLLVFTQDFRVMRKLIDDAATIEQEYIVEIVGELPSDGLKQLSHGLSFNGRALAPIKVSWQNETRLRFAFKGAQPGQITHMCKIVGLQVLAMKRIRIGRISMAKLQPGLWRYLMPHERF
- a CDS encoding 5'-nucleotidase, with translation MEHIRIDEALFLGGKDKGEFLKAFGVDIFFDDQQKHCESAYQHVATGHVPHGVANE
- a CDS encoding CcdB family protein, with translation MSQFTLYRNVDSTSNETYPYFVDIQNTLLNDLNSRVVIPLSPHTALQKTDVKNLCPIIDIDGTSFVLLTHQITSVPKSILKSEVTTLEHIRYEILGAMDMLISGI
- a CDS encoding 5'-nucleotidase, producing the protein MYSIQHHSLNISRAAFTRGESTHPYISAFGAQLFLSADPSDVRKALKAGFAAATILPSSAAPLAEVNPKQLRIAFDGDAVLFSDESERIYRRDGLDAFESNEILAAKQPLPGGPFKNFLAMLHQIQLDSLGNISPIRTALITARGAPAHERVIRTLRAWNTSALMKRYSWVERTKANS
- a CDS encoding type II toxin-antitoxin system CcdA family antitoxin, which produces MLQLYDETASKKATNLSINSDLLSKARELKINLSATLERALADELRTTERDKWLKSNKKAIESLNELAERNGLFSDSYRNF
- a CDS encoding GmrSD restriction endonuclease domain-containing protein; amino-acid sequence: MENKKSSSKNWPFTDNNQVCGMKLPEYLKWATGNETYEKELLLPAIQRGFVWKPKQIVDLWDSLLRGMPIGSLMLSKLSEGQVASTLTIKEKKTENISSEAMGLLDGQQRTLAMLIGCPFINSTQLQHCLWIDLAEEGYAGSPFDIRLTTKTQPFGFQRPSHSRLSRSDRKKAREIYDELTSGEEKEKPDYELFDLKTEHSPPRPWRAGSESNHFVKVKDLWEAFIKTANDEQAFLDLFKSHFADNKKLSNLDGRFSNLHKAFKHLEMLEVPLILIPEHISSPEAATPNDTPNPLVLLFERIGRNGASLSAEDLLFSMIKQKWPEAQELVNGIHDKISVRAFMSATDYVMSAFRLAAAQKNNDNDPGAQIADNPRPNPNDFHRHLDRLLGKKGESGKPLRDYLEESNSLTSAFESLYKLLCYQGEQDIGLPLPMMPHLSRGLIQVLLRWIMLNPAQNTIEDNRQKIVSFSLFWYLNVWDEHNASKKAFEIINSSDLGAFPAINLYEKLIDAQDDQFGLALPLMSYEALENILKQDTSASLRSRDEIFQSQSDSSTNKQKELYKRFCWGRKPILLWLQRAYVHQKFNEKSQNEFAGLTDEDTVPYDFDHLCPQNHWGADWRNIIRTFDEKSEVMKKFHAGRHDVGNCIGNLHVLESSLNRSFGDVALTSKLNSGMYYADSLLYHYPEHEKEWKTASPNVDVNIDGNEDRTWNEARLQAFQSAVHRRARGLYFQYYEACKSIMPK